A single Lolium perenne isolate Kyuss_39 chromosome 6, Kyuss_2.0, whole genome shotgun sequence DNA region contains:
- the LOC127306780 gene encoding vesicle-associated protein 1-3 — MSNTLLRVYPSELKLPFELKKANSGCIELVNKTEERVAFKVKTTNPRKYAVRPTSGIVPPGGSCGITITMQAPKEIPQDYQCKDKFLVQSVVVQEGITNRDIVPEMFNRAPDRVVEEFKLRVVYIPANPPSPVPEEDEEEIADSEIDHEVFRQSMIHPASRQGHTSGSQPSYDEEVSMVNSEVAKYVDENKKLQQELELLTERNQSFGGFSPKFVLFVFLLFVLVGYLMTGRKV, encoded by the exons ATGAGTAATACGCTGCTCCGGGTCTACCCTTCCGAGCTCAAGTTGCCAT TCGAGCTCAAGAAGGCGAATTCAGGATGCATCGAGCTCGTCAACAAGACCGAGGAGCGCGTAGCTTTCAAG GTGAAAACaacgaacccaagaaagtacgcGGTGCGGCCGACCTCCGGCATCGTGCCGCCAGGGGGATCCTGCGGTATCACGA TCACGAtgcaggcgcccaaggagatccctcaggaTTACCAATGCAAGGACAAGTTCCTCGTTCAGAGCGTTGTAGTCCAGGAAGGGATAACGAATAGGGACATCGTCCCTGAGATG TTCAATAGAGCGCCTGATAGGGTGGTGGAGGAGTTCAAGCTGCGGGTGGTTTACATCCCTGCCAATCCCCCCTCACCTGTGcctgaggaggatgaggaagagATTGCGGATTCGGAGATAGACCATGAAGTCTTCAGACAATCCATGATCCATCCT GCATCTAGGCAAGGACACACATCCGGATCACAACCTTCATATGATGAG GAGGTTTCTATGGTTAATTCAGAAGTGGCTAAATATGTAGATGAAAACAAGAAGCTTCAGCAAGAGCTG GAACTGCTTACGGAAAGAAACCAATCTTTTGGAGGTTTCTCGCCTAAGTTTGTGCTCTTCGTCTTCCTATTATTTGTCCTTGTTGGATACTTGATGACAGGTCGGAAGGTTTAG
- the LOC127306781 gene encoding probable lipid phosphate phosphatase beta: MAPASTSPPVETRPRQALAKSSLLGGVADLDAVVSLRLHALFLPVPRLLLKALEVAGDGRIWLPVPISLLLISTTTSSSRVSPLLVGLVAGLVLDIAFVGLAKLIFRRPRPAYNAADMYVAVAVDHWSFPSGHSSRAFLVAAFLAAGSGLPREALYLWAAATSASRVLLGRHYVLDVVAGAWLGVLEAWLSNLILSYLCASGSFLVC, translated from the coding sequence ATGGCTCCCGCATCCACCTCGCCGCCGGTGGAAACCCGCCCACGGCAGGCGCTGGCCAAGTCCAGTCTCCTGGGCGGCGTGGCGGATCTGGACGCGGTCGTGTCCCTCCGCCTCCACGCGCTCTTCCTCCCGGTGCCCCGCCTCCTCCTCAAGGCCCTCGAGGTGGCCGGCGACGGCCGCATCTGGCTCCCCGTCCCCATCTCCCTGCTcctgatctccaccaccacctcctcctccaggGTCTCCCCCCTCCTCGTCGGCCTCGTCGCGGGCCTGGTACTCGACATCGCCTTCGTCGGGCTCGCCAAGCTCATCTTCCGCCGCCCGCGCCCGGCGTACAACGCCGCGGACATGTACGTCGCCGTCGCCGTGGACCACTGGTCCTTCCCCAGCGGCCACTCCTCCCGGGCCTTCCTCGTCGCCGCCTTCCTCGCCGCCGGCAGCGGTCTCCCCCGCGAGGCGCTGTACCTCTGGGcggccgcgacctcggcctcAAGGGTGCTTCTCGGCCGGCACTACGTCCTCGATGTCGTCGCCGGGGCTTGGCTCGGTGTGCTGGAGGCCTGGCTCAGCAACTTGATCTTGAGCTATTTGTGCGCCTCCGGCAGCTTTCTTGTATGCTAG